TTAAGCcaagaggaaaatgaaataaaccaAGAACAACCCCATTGGGTTTTTGTATGCATTATGTTAAATggaggaaagaaaatttaaaatatatactttaccTTCAAATGAGAACATCacattttatctttaaaatctcAACTGTgcatattaaataaaagaagaaaaaaaatatatcagaTTCGCATTTAATGTCAGAggaaattcatatatatatataaaaaatctttctcaaacacatttgaaaatctatatcatatacaatggattgaaatttgaaattaaaatcaaattctaattttaCTTCTATAAATGGCTAAATCCAATTTCACGTTTTTCATATCACCTCTTATCGGGTTAccttcattttgtttcttttttattctttctaaataCAAGTtcacagtttttttttttattctaacattctccttttatttattcataagagtttaatttttattctccttattcattaagaaaagtttaattGTGTTGTCACCTTCTCTTTTCCATGAGGTATCCCCTCCTTTGCTCTCtccaactttcattttttttctacaaattttgttgtggcattcatatattttttaaaaacctttGTTAATAGTAACCTAAAGAGAACATTGTGATGagattatcaaaataataaaatactttagtttaaatcaaaataatttggtttccaaaaaaataataataataaaataaaagatcatAAAGTCGACCAAATCAAAATGTTAGTATGACTCATGCACAtttaatcacatttttttatgtttatccAATATATACTGTACAAGCaaataaatagataacaaaaaaaaaaaaaagttaaacaaataAGGAAACGTTAATTGATTGATACATAGatccaaaacaaagaaaaacaaaaccaccATCCCGATTTTAGGGAGTATCCAATCAACATGCTGGAAGTCAGGACTGGAACTCAAACAAACATGACCATTTTTGTCTTCAATTTTGTGAAACTAAAAGCAGTTTGATTTGATGACAAACCACAACAAAATTGGGTTTCATAGGTGAAGAGTAATAACATTTAGAACCAAACCAAGACAGTTCGATTCAGATTATTCATcaccattctttttttttccattgatCTTCAAGTTGTTCTTAATCATTCTTATCTATTCAACAGAAATAACACATCGATTCTTGAATAAAAAGCAATCAATTCAGTCACAAAATCCGATGTCTTTGTGACCTCCACCTTAGTTTCATTTCTTATCTTTTTGGATCATATGGGCTCCAATTCTTCTTTCTGTAGTGTATATAATTGTTAAGAACATAAACATTGATCGGAGAAGAAGATACCATCAAAATGGAGATGACAATGGTGGGTTTGGATGGAGGAGCCACTACTGGAACTCATAACAAAGTCAATAAATATGCTTTGGCATGTGCTATTGTTGGCTCCATTATATCTATCATCTTTGGTTATGGTaagttcttctttcttttctatcactctgaagaagaagaacataaATGTTTAATGAATTGTACCTGAACATTCAATTATGCAGATACGGGTGTTATGAGTGGAGCAATGATATTCATTaaagaagagatgaaaatCAATGATGTTCAAGTGGAAGTTCTAGCCGGAATTTTGAACCTGTGCGCACTGGTGGGATCGTTGACGGCAGGAAGAACCTCCGACATAATTGGTCGCCGGTACACGATTGTTTTAGCATCGGTGATCTTCATGATTGGCGCTTCTCTGATGGGGTACGGCCCAAACTACGCAATCTTGATGGTCGGGAGGTGTATAACCGGCGTTGGAGTTGGTTTTGCGTTAATGATTGCCCCTGTATACGCTGCAGAAATTTCAGCTCCATCATCGAGAGGATTTCTCACTTCTTTACCAGAGTTCTGCATTAGCTTCGGCATTTTGACGGGCTATGTCTCAAATTACTGCTTCGGAAAAATGGGTGCGAAAATTGGCTGGAGACTGATGCTCGGAGTTGCGGCAATTCCCTCCCTCTTCTTAGCTCTCGGAGTTTTGAGAATGCCGGAATCTCCCCGGTGGTTGGTGTTGCAGGGACGACTGAAAGACGCCAGAGAAGTTCTGTCGAAAGTGTCGAATACAGAGGAAGAAGCAGTGGTTCGATTCAGAGACATTAAACTCGCGGCTGGAGTCCCCGAAGATTGTGAGCAGGACGTCGTGAAAATGCACCGAAAAACTCACGGCGAGGGGGTATGGAAAGAGCTATTGTCTCCAACGGTCACCGTGCGTTGGATTCTGGCGGCGGCGATTGGGCTGCATTTCTTCCAACACGCTACAGGTATTGAAGCGGTTGTATTATATAGCCCTAGAATTTTCAAGAAAGCCGGGATCACAAGCAAGGACAAGCTGTTGCTGGCGACTGTCGGTGTTGGAGTGATCAAAACGTCGTTCATCCTCGTCGCCACGTTCTTACTTGACAAAGTCGGAAGAAGGCGGATACTATTCACAAGCATAGCGGGGATGGCGGTTGCACACTCAATGTTAGGATTTGGTTTAACGATGGTGGAAGATTCAAATGGGGGATTGCCTTGGGCGTTAATTCTCAGCATAATCTCCGTTTATATGTACGTGGCCTTATACTCGATTGGAATGGCGCCGGTTACATGGGTATACAGTACTGAAATCTTTCCGTTGAAATTGAGGGCACAAGGACTGAGTATCGGGGTTGCGGTGAACAGATTGATGAATGCAGCTATTTCGACGAGTTTCATTTCGATCTACGAAGCTATTACAATCGGTGGGACTTTCTTCATGTTCGCGGGAATCTCTGTAATCGCTCTAATTTACTTCTATTTCTTCTTGCCGGAGACGAAAGGGAAGTCGTTGGAAGAGATTGAAAAGTTATTCGGCCCTCCTTTATCTAGGGAAGACGATAGAGCAAGAGACGACGTGTAGTTTTGAAGCCACACAAAGAAGTAAACGACATGTAGGCCAACTGAAAGAATGTCGGTCCTTAACTATGTAATTTGAGAATTGTAAATTAAGACAGATTTCTCAAACTATGATCGTTTAATCTTTACTCGGCAatatttcaatcaaatatgGCTTTTACCACAcgtgtttgtgtttttttcaaatcttttattttctttcttaaaattacCTCTAAAATGCTTCTAGttattaaaaatcaatttaaatcctaATCAACAATACatgatgaaattattttaggcatgtgtttttaaatatttcaaaaccaaactcatgtttttaaattttttatgaatttgtgatttttctaataattttttcatgcACGTATTGGATTAAAATGAACCTTCTCCATAACTCTTGAGAGAAATGGTGGGGAAGAAAGTGGTTCAAAAATTAGGGATGAGGGTTTAAAATCTATTGGTCTTTGATACCATACTTTATACTTTTGACGTTTTGTGAAATGTATGGGTCAATATGCTAACTTAATGTATACTTTTTCCTCACTTCTAGTATATTATTTGACCGAGTTAGTCATTGAAGCTAGTAGTTGGAATGTTATGTGAATAATAAAGTTAGTTGCTTGAGTGGACCATTGGAGTTGGGAGCTAAAGATGGTTGTCGCATAAGTTTAATTGTTATATGTGATATTTGAGACAGTTTGTTGCTTGATGTGAATGTTGGTATTTGGTCATTAGGGTTTGATTGTTCATCCAAATTGAtcattaaaaatgaattttgtttaacttCATCGAGAGAGCAGGAGTTGGATGTTTGAGTTAGTCATCAAATTTGGTTATTGAAGTAAAAGTTAGCCACAAAAACTAGTAGGGTGAAGTGCGTATAAAAAAGTGGAAATATTACACGACAGTGTAGCCATTAAGAACACCAAAAAGGATAGGatggtaaaattattttaaagttagtagatcaaacatttaaatgataatatttatCGACCTAATCGAGTTCATATTGGTGAACCAAAAGCCCTTAGTCcaataaaaacacaatttttaaaattataatttaaagtcTAAGGTTTAAAATGTAGAagtattatttgtttgatgaatatgtgtgtttttaagtttaggactaaaaattaattttaccttgaatttatttatggaGTTTGAAAGTgggaattttattttattttaatggaaaactaaggaggagaaggaaaagtattatatataatgctttatttattttagccCTACTAACCTGTTTGGAAAGAAGaaatccttcttcttcttctcgttCCTTCCTGAGCGCCGTCTCCCCCCTTCACCCCTCTACGTTTTCATCTTCTCAGGCGCCAACTTCCCGTCGCCCATCTCCATCCAAGCGTCGATCCTCACCCGCACGTCAGTCGCGCCCTCTCCTCTATCACGCACGCTGTCCGCCGCCGCCAGTATCATTCGTGCCGCGGTCCTCCTGAGTTTCTCTTTACCGTCTGTGGGTCTCGGGCTGCCGTGAGTTGTCGCTGGAATCTCAGTATTTGCGTCTTTTTGGTGGTAAGGCTTGATGTTTTGCGGGATTTGTTGAGTTTTACCCAATAAtcaataagttttaaaatcctGCCAATCCCTACTACTCTGTGTTAATCAGACGCCGTTgttaagtttatttatttattaattacctatttcttttgtagatTCTTGTTGTAGCCAAATTCTACAAAAATTCTATGTGTTCCTACCTTTTGATTAACGAATATAATAGATTTTCTCTGAATTGTTCTGAACGTTTTTATTTTGGAGAAGTAAAATTTTCGACACGCAGATATCATTTCAgatatcatttcattttttattcaaaccAAATCGTGGCGAGCAAGGGGCTAGAATTTGGCttagattcatttttttaaaacccaTTTTTGCGAATTTATattaactttatattaaaaacttTAGGATTTAACTGGTGTTGGTTGGTTCATCTTTGTTAGGAGTATATACCATGGCTGCAGAAACAGGATTGTTTTCTGTTCAACAGACCATTGGCACTGTCTTATGTTGCAAATGTGGAATTCCCATGGCACCAAATGCTGCCAATATGTGTGTCAAGTGCTTGTGTTCTGAAGTTGACATCACGGAAGGTTTACAGAAGCAATTGACTATCATGCATTGTCCGGATTGCGAGAGTTACTTGCAGCCACCCCGAACTTGGATTAAAGCACAATTAGAATCAAAGGAACTATTGACATTCTGTATCAAAAGgttaagaaatttgaataaagTTAAACTGGTGCATGCTGAATTTGTTTGGACTGAACCCCATTCCAAAAGGATCAAGGTCAAGTTGAAAGTTCAGAAAGAAGTCTTACAAGGAGCAATTTTGGAACAGTCCTACGTTGCGGAGTATGTTGTACAGGATCACTTGTGTGAGTCTTGCTCAAGGATCCAGGCTAATCCTGATCAATGGGTGGCGTCTGTTCAACTTAGGCAACATGTTCCTCACCGCCgtacctttttcttcttggagCAATTGATATTGAAGCATGGTGCTGCTGCCAGTGCCATAAGGATCAAGCAGATGGATCAAggtattgattttttcttttctaatagGAGTCATGGTGTAAAGTTTGTGGAATTTGTTGGAAAGGTTGCTCCAATCAGGAGCCGTCATGATAAACAACTTGTTTCACATGATCCTAAGAGTAACATTCACAACCATAAGCACACTTTCTCTGTTGAAATATCCCCAATATGCCGTGAGGATTTGATATGCTTGCCTCCTAAAGTTGCTGTTAGTTTAGGCAATCTTGGTCCTCTTGTAATTTGCACCAAAGTTACAAATGCTATTGCTTTACTTGATCCATTCACATTAAGGCACTGCTTCTTGGATGCTGATCAGTATTGGAGAACATCCTTTAGGTCTCTACTTACTAGCAGGCAACTTGTGGAATATGTTGTATTGGACATAGAAAATGTTTCTACTGAAGTCAATGTTGCTGGTTCCAAGTATATGTTGGCCTATGCCCAAGTAGCTCGTGTATCAGATTTTGGAAGGAATGACACGATGTTCTCCATAAAAACCCATCTAGGTCACATCTTGAACCCTGGGGATTATGCTCTTGGTTATGATCTTTATGGAGCCAATAGTAATGATATGGAGCTAGAAAAATACAAGGGTCTTGAGCTTCCAGAAGCGATCTTAATCAAGAAGAGTTATGAAGAAAAACGTCAGAGAAAGCATGGAAAGCCTCGATCATGGAAGCTCAAATCTCTTTCTATGGATGTTGATGATAAAACTAAAGTAGATGAAAATAAGATGAACTCCGAGTACGAACAATTTTTGAGAGATTTGGAGGAGAATCCAGATTTGAGGTTCAACATATCATTGTACCGAAATAGAGAATACCAACCATCTGAAATTACTGATGGGGAAGATGGACCTTCAGTACCACTTGAAGAGTTGCTTGCTGATCTTGATTTAAGTGAAGGGGAGGGAGATGATGCCATGAACGAGTAAGTAGTGCCATGCAGTGCTCGATTTTCTTCGTTAGAAATGTGGGGTTGGATGGAAAGTCTGTAATTTAATTGTTCGAATTATGCTTATTTTGGCCCACGCAACAAGGAGTTGAAAAGGTGTGCTATTGCTTGTATTTTCATACCTATAGCATCTCTGGTCTTTTCTAGTTTGTTTACAAgaagttacaaatttattatcaacaaatttttgttttcttatctAGAAGGTGATTTTTGAGCGATTATCTCCTCTCTACTGGACGGCCCAAAGTGAATAAAATTTCTCTGTCGTTTTTTACCTCTTcaaaccaattttaaaattgagccTTGAATATAAAATCTTGTGTAGAAGATGTTATAAATTATCTCCTAATACTTGGTTTTTTGGAAGATTCATCAATAGAAATCATACCACACTATTTCCAATCAATTTACTAACTAGACTTAACTTTCATCAATGATTTAGTATGTTAATTTAGGTACTGTTTTTAAACCGATGATTTTGCAATACTTATATGAACTTACTGTGATTAAGCCAATTACTCGGAGTTACatacaaaaaaccaaaattccTGAAGTAATTGCACGATGGAGAGACAAGGGAGTCGTTTTGGACCATGAATATCTTATTACTTTTCTTACTATAATTACTATTTCTTACcatttttacttgttttttacattattatatcGTTTTTAAGATACTActtttgttataataattactatttcttataatttttacttttttttaccttatatcgtttttaaaattatttgctACAATGTttaccattattttttaaacattattttttactctTAAACTAATATAATCTAAGTCCATGCATTTGCCATTCATAAATCAACCCTTAAACCTAACAAGGCCAAGAATTTAGGGGGAAACACATTAGGGGaaatacattaaattaaaattaatcctTAGATCTTCTCAGGTTTGCCTAAATTTTAATAGGTCCCTAAATTTAGTagcattttttctttgtatgtTCAACCACTCTAAAGTTTATACCATACATTGATATAAATGAAGGAGTTAACATACatctgaaaatatttattggacaaaaactaaaaaaatttaaatgctAAAATGGCAATTTGGCAGATATGATTAggtatattttgaaatagaataaatattaaattactaTTCTAGTCTACactttcatcattttttaaattattacgTTTGAATATATtcagaaaatatatttttcttgccTAAAAGTTAAGTTTGAGTGATTTAatataagatttattaaagactaaaatacataaaactaaatttaaaactttattaaatatataggaACTAAAATTTGATGATTGAAAGCAAAAGAATGAGGCAAAATTACGAATACGAAAAAGAATCACTATATCGCTCTCTCGTTGgtctctattatttttttacttacaAATCACTATTGTTGATCAGTCTCGTATTTATTCTGTGCGGATGGCGGTGTTGGAGAATATGACAcgaaggaagagaaaaagaagtaaaaggaGAAAGACGTGGGAAGGagaagaggggaaaaaaaagcaATACCCAACTTCAGATGGAcatttcacattttaaaaaagaaatgagttGGTATATAAATAGACAGGGAGGAGGAAGGATGTATTTGAATGACATAACATAATAAACCAAAGAGCAATGGCATGGCTATAACCCACAAGAGAACTACAAGCAAGGAGAGCCTTTGAGATTTATCCATcaatttccattttccatttattcCCCACATTTCccccttcttctctttccttgGATCGCAATACCCAACAATCATGAGACGTCTTTGTCCCAACATCGACCGAGACGACGGCCTCGAAACCATTCTCGAGGTCCCAATCCCTGAAGAAATGTTCACCAGTATGGGCAGCAACGTCACTCTCCGTTGGCAAAACATGTCCACTTGGATGAAAGCTCAAACCTCCGACAAATGGTCTTCTCCCATCATCGCTAATCGCTTCAACGAGCTTCGGTTTCTCCTCTACCTCGTCGGATCTCCTCTCATCCCTCTTCAAGTCCAGTTAGGGCACTCTGTTCATCGCCCCGTCAGAGATTGTTCCATTGTAAGATTTCCCCCCCTCACGATTGTTTATTCCcttgattttgattgattcGATATTGGACCATGATTGTTGCattgaattatatgtatatgtaggAGGCTTCGACTGCGAAGTATATTGTGCAACAGTATATAGCCGCGACGGGAGGGCCGGCGGCGTTGAATTCGGTGCAGAGTATGTGTGTGACGGGGCAAGTTAAGATTAAGGCGTCGGATTTTCATTTGTCGGATGAGAGTATTGAGGTGAAGAAGAGTACGGAAGAGATCGGAGGGTTTGTGCTTTGGCAGAAGAATCCGGATCTATGGTGTTTGGAGCTTGTGGTTTCTGGTTGTAAGGTTATTTGTGGTTCTAATGGGAAGCTTTCATGGCGACATTCTTCTAATAATCAGCAATCTCCCATCTCCACTGGCCCTCCTAGACCTTTACGCCGATTCCTTCAGGTTTCatccattattttttatttttcattttatcaaattctctcacacaaaattttattacacGACCGTTAAAAATACAACAGAATTCAGATAAGAGTAAAGCTTCAAATTTGTCAAACACTTATTAAATGCAAAACTGCTAGACATTTTTTTCCGATTGTGGTTGGACGTTAATGAGAATAATTTGGGGTTGGGGCAGGGTTTAGACCCAAGAGCAACAGCCAACCTATTCATAGACGCAATGTGCATCGGCGAGAAGCTAATCAACGACGAAGACTGCTTCATTCTAAAGCTGGAAACAAGCCCCGCAATTCGTGAAGCACAGAGCGGCCCTAATTACGAGATAATCCACCACACAATTTGGGGTTATTTTAGCCAACGCTCCGGTCTTCTCATTCAATTCGAAGACTCTCGGCTCCTACGGATGCGAACCAAAAGCGACGAAGATGTCTTCTGGGAGACCAGCACCGAGTCCGTTATGGAAACCTACCGTTACGTTGACGGCGTTAACATAGCTCACAGTGGTAAGACCAACGTCACAGTTTTCAGATACGGCGAACATTCTGCTAATCACAAGAGGGAGATGGAGGAGACTTGGAAGATTGAAGAAGTTGATTTTAATATATGGGGTTTGACCATGGAGAGCTTTCTTCCACCTCCTGGCGCCGCCGTCTTGCAATTGCATGACGCTTCTTAATCGCTTCTCATGGTTTCGGTTTCTTTTCTCTGTTCTGCATGTATATACACACAGTTTATAATTTGtccattttgatatttgatatttgaggaaattttttaaaaaaagttatagttAATGCCATTTTTTGGGGATAATATTAATTCCCCTCTAttgctttttaaaaacttagattgagagaaacaaaaaaaaaaaagttagataaGTTTATATGTATGTgaaggaatatatatatgaattcaGCCTCTAAGTTTAGAAGGTATAAATCATTCATaattatgtttgtttaaattgtaattttaatgGGTACAATTACTATTAGCTAAATTGATATCATTCACATCGTACAATGTAAACTATACCAATGATTTAACGGTATTCAccttaaatataattttaattactttcgGCCAATTATTGGCTTCATTGGCAACTGTAGTGCTTACCTTTATAGTTTTGACTTATAGACTTTTGACTATTAAGGACATTTTTCAGTTAAGTAATTTAAAGGCTAAACTTCTACTTCAACTATAATTATATAGATAAACTTGTGCTCTTactaaaaaattctaaatttgcCATACGTCACAATATAATTGGGTTTCGAGTTCTTAAGAACATCCTTTtatccaataaaaataaacaaaaaaatgcaAAGGAACACCTCACTAGTCCAAAGGGTTTGTTGATGTGGAACATTTTCTACTTAAAGGAGTCATGGTCTATCCAACTAGTGATAATTGAGATTAAATATCTAATTCATAATGTACGGGAACACTCATGTCTCACCACTATTTCAAACtatgtatcaatttaattactacACAAGTATtcgtttatatatatatatatatatatatatatatatatatatatatgttacttacaataaaaattcatgtatgaacatatataattttgaaacttcaaaCATACGTTTTATAGTAAagaactttcttcttttaacgTCTACTAAACAACGAAATATAAAGATCAAATATCTTATTAActgttaaaacaaaaaagtgatTTGAATCAAAATGACGTAACTTTACATTGGTGGTCTAAACAAGTATAAACCATATATTCCATGATattattaaaactttaaaacataaaacataaaacattgGAACAAATATTCGAGTTAATTGGAAAATATGAAtagtttttgaaagaaaatgagaaaaaagaaagttgtttAGAAACAAATTAGGGTAGATGAGTGGTCTTTAtttcttacttcttttttatatatataattatatttttattttagtatttacaTTCtcaaatattactttttctggtgaaatttattgataggttctaaaatattatattcttaattttactTTCCAAAGAACCCTTCGACGtaattttattacaattttgtgatattaattaaatgtaaatgaaataatgaatTACACGTGGCGACCcacaatataatattttgatagatCAAGAAGAACCCTCTCTGTTTCTATCTGAAGTGAGAGAAGAAACTCTCTTCTCCGTCCAAATCTGGTTCTACCTTCTACCTTCGATTCTGTGAGAAAAAAAGCGAGGCCAAAAATTCCTCAATTCTTTATACAATCGATTTCTAGGGCTCTGATTTgagtattttgattttgacttttgcttctttccctttttgcTTCTTTATTGTCGTTGATCGATATGAAGGACGACGATGTCCTTCCAACGACGATAGCGAGTGCCGGGAAGAAAGAGAGCTCGGTTTCGAGTTTATTCGGCAAAGGACGCTACAAGTTCTGGGCATTGGCTGCCATTTTGTTGCTTGCATTTTGGTCTATGTTCACCGGTACCGTCTCTCTTCGGTGGTCAGCCGGTAATCTCAACGGCCTATCAGATGATATCGATTTTAGCATCCATGACGATCTCGATGTGCTTGTTAgtctatttctctctctttatttgtATCTATTCTTGATTTCTCAGTCAGATCTTGATCGAATTTTACATGTCGATTTTATGGTTTTCTTCTGAATGGTTGGTTTCGAAATTTAGGAGATGGAGGAAAGGGAGAAGATAGTGAAGCACATGTGGGATGTTTATACAAATAATCGCCGGATCAGGTTACCGCGTTTCTGGCAAGAGGCATTCGAGGCTGCGTATGAGGACCTGACTAGTGAAGTGCCTGGTGATAGAGAGGCTGCAATTTCTGAGATCGCTCGAATGTCCGTGCACTCTGTTGTTCTTGATACGCCCTCGGACCAATCCACGGTTAGTTATTTTCTCTCTGATGCTTACGTTTTAATACCCCCTGATCATACTTATGTTCTTAGCATATGAAATGGGGTATGTATCTAGGGCATTCTATAGAATATAATTGCAAAACAGGAACAGTTGTTGGTTTAGgggtttttatttcttccgTTTCCAAGTATGAGTGTTGGgattattttaatcattagGTGGGAAGTTACGTTAAAACTAAATGCTAATGGTTTGGCCTCCCTCTTCCCAGTCCCCACATCTTACTTTGATGGCCGTTATATTCTTCACAATTCATCTGAGATTGTACTTTTTTGAGATAACTGAGATTACATGGGACCAGATGTTGGTTTTTAGCAATCCTTCCCTTATCGTATGTAGGTGGGGGTTGAGTTTCGGTTACAATTGCAGATTTGTAGTTGAACTTATATGAAGCTAGGAAATGATACAAGTAATGTTTAACATGATACCCAATGTTAATATTGCTTGGGGGAATATTCTTGAAGGTGACATGCAAGCAAGGTGCTAGGAGGGAGATGGATTCCTAGTACTTCCTATGTGTTTTGTAGTTTCCATTgtactttcacttttttgaACTGTAGCACATTAATCTTTAGAAAAGTGAACCAGTGACTATTAAGTTCACCCCTGTGTTTCCATTTGATGAATAGGATCCTAAACTTGGCTCTTGATGTTGTTGCCTGTTCAAAAAGTTggcaattttgaaaacacttCAATCGGTTTAGATATTTTCCCATAAGTCAATAGTAAAACTGAGTTTTCTTTTACCATCTTTATTGCAAGTTCCCAAAGGGAAAAAATTGGTGTTCTTTGCCAATCGCTTGGTATATTGTAGCTTATGACTTCATGAGATGTACTAGGGAGGAATCACTGACATGTCTGTTTTGCAACTGGTTTTTACCTGCTTGCCACTCCGCCTCCCTCCCTAACCAAGTGTGGATGGCCATTCAGTTTTCATTCTCGTTTAGCTGCCTGATAAAGATTTATAGCTGTCTCAAATGGAAAACTGTAGTTTGTTATTAAACGATCACTAGCTTATAAAGATAGGGAGGTTTATTATCCTCCATACCATCCTGCAGCCTAAAAAGGAATTAAgtttttagtctttttctGCCAACATAGAATTATGTTTTAGCGATGCAATATGGAGATTTGTAAAAGTTGAGGTTATTTTGTGCTTGCTCTGCTACCTGATTTAGAATTATCAGAGCTGACATTTTATTATCGTTATCACTAGAGCTGCCTGGTAAAGAATTTTATTGGTCTAGGACTTTCAAATAGGAAGCTAATGCTTTTTAAGAACTGCGAGCTTTTTTTGTCCTCTATGAAAGTTTGGAGCCTAAATGTGAAGTGCTTTTAGAGGTTTGATCTAAAAGTTTAGGTTAACTAGTACTCGAGCAgtcttatccaaaaaaaccAGTACTCGAACagattgtttttttgaaacttgattatttattttggaacCAAAAACAGGTTTTGCAAGtccattatattttaatggaAAACTACATCTATTCGAAACACAAAACAGGCATTGACTGGATTTTTTGTTCT
This DNA window, taken from Cucumis sativus cultivar 9930 chromosome 6, Cucumber_9930_V3, whole genome shotgun sequence, encodes the following:
- the LOC105436030 gene encoding probable polyol transporter 6; translated protein: MEMTMVGLDGGATTGTHNKVNKYALACAIVGSIISIIFGYDTGVMSGAMIFIKEEMKINDVQVEVLAGILNLCALVGSLTAGRTSDIIGRRYTIVLASVIFMIGASLMGYGPNYAILMVGRCITGVGVGFALMIAPVYAAEISAPSSRGFLTSLPEFCISFGILTGYVSNYCFGKMGAKIGWRLMLGVAAIPSLFLALGVLRMPESPRWLVLQGRLKDAREVLSKVSNTEEEAVVRFRDIKLAAGVPEDCEQDVVKMHRKTHGEGVWKELLSPTVTVRWILAAAIGLHFFQHATGIEAVVLYSPRIFKKAGITSKDKLLLATVGVGVIKTSFILVATFLLDKVGRRRILFTSIAGMAVAHSMLGFGLTMVEDSNGGLPWALILSIISVYMYVALYSIGMAPVTWVYSTEIFPLKLRAQGLSIGVAVNRLMNAAISTSFISIYEAITIGGTFFMFAGISVIALIYFYFFLPETKGKSLEEIEKLFGPPLSREDDRARDDV
- the LOC101217835 gene encoding 60S ribosomal export protein NMD3; translated protein: MAAETGLFSVQQTIGTVLCCKCGIPMAPNAANMCVKCLCSEVDITEGLQKQLTIMHCPDCESYLQPPRTWIKAQLESKELLTFCIKRLRNLNKVKLVHAEFVWTEPHSKRIKVKLKVQKEVLQGAILEQSYVAEYVVQDHLCESCSRIQANPDQWVASVQLRQHVPHRRTFFFLEQLILKHGAAASAIRIKQMDQGIDFFFSNRSHGVKFVEFVGKVAPIRSRHDKQLVSHDPKSNIHNHKHTFSVEISPICREDLICLPPKVAVSLGNLGPLVICTKVTNAIALLDPFTLRHCFLDADQYWRTSFRSLLTSRQLVEYVVLDIENVSTEVNVAGSKYMLAYAQVARVSDFGRNDTMFSIKTHLGHILNPGDYALGYDLYGANSNDMELEKYKGLELPEAILIKKSYEEKRQRKHGKPRSWKLKSLSMDVDDKTKVDENKMNSEYEQFLRDLEENPDLRFNISLYRNREYQPSEITDGEDGPSVPLEELLADLDLSEGEGDDAMNE
- the LOC105435932 gene encoding uncharacterized protein LOC105435932, which translates into the protein MRRLCPNIDRDDGLETILEVPIPEEMFTSMGSNVTLRWQNMSTWMKAQTSDKWSSPIIANRFNELRFLLYLVGSPLIPLQVQLGHSVHRPVRDCSIEASTAKYIVQQYIAATGGPAALNSVQSMCVTGQVKIKASDFHLSDESIEVKKSTEEIGGFVLWQKNPDLWCLELVVSGCKVICGSNGKLSWRHSSNNQQSPISTGPPRPLRRFLQGLDPRATANLFIDAMCIGEKLINDEDCFILKLETSPAIREAQSGPNYEIIHHTIWGYFSQRSGLLIQFEDSRLLRMRTKSDEDVFWETSTESVMETYRYVDGVNIAHSGKTNVTVFRYGEHSANHKREMEETWKIEEVDFNIWGLTMESFLPPPGAAVLQLHDAS
- the LOC101216891 gene encoding uncharacterized protein LOC101216891 — translated: MKDDDVLPTTIASAGKKESSVSSLFGKGRYKFWALAAILLLAFWSMFTGTVSLRWSAGNLNGLSDDIDFSIHDDLDVLEMEEREKIVKHMWDVYTNNRRIRLPRFWQEAFEAAYEDLTSEVPGDREAAISEIARMSVHSVVLDTPSDQSTAAREFTKRQKIADKSRQAATKTWSKL